A stretch of DNA from Scleropages formosus chromosome 13, fSclFor1.1, whole genome shotgun sequence:
GACAAGAACGTAGCCGTCAGAGAAGATGCTTGTTAAATGTACCCACGTCTCTTCCAGGCACCCTTCCCAAACCTCAGTACAGAGAGAAAGTAGTAGTTAATTACGAGAGCAGACCCAAGGTGGATAATGCAGTGTTGGGGCTTTAGATCTTCCTTGAAAAAACCCAATCctcttatatttttaatattatgttttatattttcctgtaatttttatttacttatgtttCATTTCAATGTTTTAATGTCCCTGGCTAGCCTTCCATTTCGGAAGATAATTTCCCAGTTAGCATGAACAATGTGATTTActtattctttttcatttatccttgttttttttttttctattcatacGTAACATGTCATAGTCATCGACGGACAGAGCTGCTGTGATGCGAAGCAAGTTTCAGAGAAATTGACAAAGTTCAATCGCATCATAAAGCATTTTGAGAACAGAGAACATTGCCTAATGCTGCAACGAAACTGCAAAAGACAAATCACTGAAGCGTTGTCGTCGTCACCCTTAAAATGAACTGCTATAAATTCACCTTTCCTTCATTCCTCCAGGTTGCAGGGAACCGTCAAGCGGAATGCTTCGGGAATGACCTGCTGGGAGAGGACCTCGAGGAAACGCCCTCTCAagctcttcctcttccactCCCTGGAGGCGTTTCCAGCTGGACACCGCTCCGATATGTCCTGGGAGCCTGCCCGAAAATCCAGAACTTAAAAGTGCTCTTGGTGGGGTGGGGCAGGGTGGTGGGGGTAGGCAGGGGCTGGCGGAGAGCTGGTAACGAGCACAAACCTCCCATCCGGAGGTCCATCCAATCCGATGGTTCCCCCTGCCGACGCCACGCCCAACACTGTTCTGCGATGGTGACATGAACAGTGCCTGCTGTGGGAGAGCTGATGATAAAccccttcctttttctttctatcACCTCCGCTGTGACCTCTAGCTGCCCAAGTGTGTTATTTTAGTTTTTgcttttccccctccccccccattcTGGACCTGAGTGGGGGTGGACGATGCTGATCTGTGGGCGCCTACCGCGGCCCTTCCGCCAGCTCACCCTGCGgaccaccctcctcctcctcttcgccTTCTGTATGGCCAGCGTTTTTGTCTCGGCCTACTTCCTCTATGGCGTCAAGCGGGAGCTGGAGCCTGCTGGGGGCGCAGCCTCCGAGGGCTCGTTGGCCGACTGCGATGACGCCAAGGTCGCTCCTTCACGTCTTCTTCCTCTGAGGACAGCTCGGCCCGCGGACTCGTCACGCACGGACCCCGTGGTGCTCGTGTTCGTAGAAAGTCTGTACTCGCAGCTGGGCCAGGAGATTGTAGCCATTCTGGAGTCCAGCCGCTTCAAATACCGCACCGAGATCTCACCCGGGAAGGGAGACATGCCCACCCTCACCGACAAGGACCGTGGCCGCTTCACACTGGTTATCTACGAAAACATCCTCAAGTACGTCAACATGGATGCCTGGAACCGAGAGCTGCTGGACAAGTACTGCGTGGAATATGGAGTAGGGATCATTGGCTTCTTCAAGGTGAGCAGCTCTAGAGAACAGCTAGCCTACTAGTAGTTACTGTTACCTTCAACAGTACTCTAAGAGTAACAGTATATTATCTTCCAAAGTGTATTTCACATCAAGTGACTTTGATGAAATACTGAAccattttaacagttttcagTCCTTTTTGGGTAGAAACATAAGGTAAGCAACACGTCGGTCGGACAAGTACAGATACACTTTCCGTCTCGTGTTGattgtgtgtattcatttagccgactccaaagtgacttagagtgttaagctgcttacgatgacttacccatttatacagtagaggGATTTTTAGCGGCGCAATTTAAGCTAAATAGCTTGATCGTAGGCGCTACTGCAGCAGTTGGATTTTAAACCTGTGTCCTTCCGATCCGAAGGCAACAACACTAACCACCCAACGTCGTGAAAGGTCAAGTTATGAATTTGCAGATGCAGAcattttgtgggtttttttttttcttttccccccatttcatttttctcaCTTCTTCAGAAATTTCTGTTTGCAGCTGTGCAAATGTAGCCTGCTTTTATTCAGCCGGGTGACAGGTTTCAGTAAAACGCAGTCGAGACAGAATAGGAGTGCGGACCACCCTATTTCggctcatttccacagtgtttacggcTTCTGGTGTTCACAGGGGCTgatgatcaataacaaaatgttATTGCAGTGTTTCACATCTGTGGGATGAATCATTCAGCAAAAGTTTGCGGAGAAtcagtatttgtgttttcagtcacTTGAAAGTCATTTTAGTTCATTTAGTTCTGATGTGGCTTAAAGTTAAATTGGTacaaagtgttttcatttactgtagCTATACCCGAGACTTTTGCAGAAGCTGAGCCACGAATAAATCAAGAGATTTGTTtaatattaagcttttattgtaaCATAGTGGTAAAAGCGGTTTAGGGTTTATGAGCTATACAGACTTTCAGGGGCCAGTTGTGTCCATAAACTGCAAAGACAGTATAACAACCTGGGAGTTCTGGCAAAGCAAGTGTCTGTCAAACACGGAATTGTGTCAAGCGAGAAAAGCTCTATGCCCAGAATGGTCTCCTGACCCACTGCTTGCTTCCATCTTACGAGCGCTCCAGCAGAGCTCTATCCAGCCACTCCTTCTGGCTCCTTCACACATGTCCTCTTGTCTCGTGCCAAGGCTGCCCAGAAGGCTAATTCGTCACTGAAATCTTGAAATGCTCTCTTCACTTGTGCAGGCTTTGACGTTGGCTGCTTTCGAGGGTCTgggcttttcattttaattagacAGGGAGAGGGTAGCAATTACTTTTGCACCAGGGGCCTACAACACCTTGTGGAATTTTTACACCTCTGGGAAATGAAAGCTAGGAGCAGTTCGGCCGCAGTGAATCCTTTCCTCCGGGCTTCCGGGCACATCAGGAGTTGGTGCTTTAACCGCTGCAGACCACCCATATTCCCAGGAGTGACAGCAGTTATGTGGCTCCGCCGTGTACAGCCGGGAGTGGTTGTTCTCCTTCCACGTCTCGCATTAGCATTTTGCGCTAGCGGGAGCGCCGCTTCTCTCTAAACGCCTCTCACGCCCCATTGACTCCCAGGCCAATCTCGGCTCCTCCAGCAGGTGATAATGGGCCCCCAGGCGCGAGCCTGAACAAACCCGCTCTGTTTGTGTTCGTGGGCCACTCGCTGAGCCATTGCTATCTCCACCCCTTCTTCCGAGAAAGCCTCCTCGCTCCGTCTTCAGTGGGGTAAATAATTTCCCGGTGGCAGACGTGTCCCGGCGTGCTGTTGTGTCAAAATTACTGCCCAAACTTGCGTCCTCATTCCTTCGTGGAGAAAGCAGGAGAGGCGTACTGGCAGTAAGGATATTGAGAGTGCTCTCACTTTAATTATACATTCGAGTGTAAACTCATTTAAGCTCCACTTCTCTTCCTCTTGGTCTTTCTGTTTAATCCCATGTCCGTATTAATGTTTAATTGATATTAAATCCCCCCGGGTCTGTCCTTTCCACCCAGACTTGGAGTAATTGCTCCCAGGTTTTTCCCTCTTGGGGATGTCTTTGTTTCCGGTTCAAGCAGCCCCCTTTTGTCCTGCGCATCGGTCAGTCTTTGATAGACCGAGACAGACTTGGAAGAAAATTGTGACCTGACCCGGCGGTTCTACGTGAGCCCAGCACAATGAATCACCATAGGGTTGCTCCGGAGAGGCGTGGCTTCCCACCAAAGCCCGTGGGTCGGGCTGGATGGAACATGGTCTTGCGGGATACCGGTTCGTTTTGTGTGATGGACCCGGAACCGCAGCGGGGAACGATCTCCCACCAAAAGCAGAGAACAGATAGTGCCatctgaataaataagtaaatgaccTAAACTGCTTTTGAAATCCCTTCTTTATGTTTTTCTGGGGTGTTGGAGGAGCTGCGACGTGTTGACAGCACAGCTGTAAAAAGACGCTCGTCTTGCAAACAGCCGCCTTGTCATCCGTGGAGCCGAGGCTGCTGTCGGACTCCAATCGCATCAGCCTGACTCACCGGCGGGCTGGTCCCGGGAAGCGAACGACAACTTCACGCGGCCGTGCGTCTCATTGCTGTCAGTGCCTGAAGCTCAGCTCTGAtgcaccttttaaaaaaaagctgaactgtGGTTAGATGTTTATCCCCCCCCCGCCGTTCATTCATACTCTGccatattcatttcattttttctctgCTGGGGAGGCAAGTGAGGGAGGGTTGCCTGGCCGAAACGGGAGGTAGGAGGGACACGGCCCAGTGGTTCTCTTGACAGGCGTCACTGGACTGTCGTGCCGTTTGCGGCGTGGCTACTCAGCCGGTCTAAGCTGGGTGGGGGGCTTTTTGGACTGTAAATGAGAGATTTGTTGAAGAGCTGGGGGAAAGCATGGTGGGGGGGCCGCGCCTCACCAAAATGTCACGCATTCCTAGTCCCTTGTGAGAGTGAGCCATAGCCCCGGGGTGAGTGGAGAAAAAGGAGGGCTTTCTCTAACAGTCCGCACCGCTCCAAACCCGCCGCtaattatttgtgtttgtgttctgtttcaTCGACTCATCGCGATGCAAAAACATGACATAACGAGGGGAAAGGCTCGATTGGATGGATGCTCTGAATTGCGAGTTTGATTGAATGCTGTTGAATTGCAGCTTTCCAAGCTCTGTTTGTCTGCAACCCAGATTGCTTTAAAAACCCCCGCAGTGTTTTAGAAATTCACTATTTGTGCTACAAGACTTTAAGAGCAAGGGTTCATGTgtgatatgtttttttcttcttttacaaAGATATtaaataggttttttttaatttttttgtatttgacatATATAGTTTATtgattttaccattttatttattttaagcctTCATCAGAAAGTACCAGGTACCGTAGTAGAGAGACCAACCTTCAACCTCAAGAATCACAGTATGAGTGTTCAGTGTGGTATCGAGCTgtataagtttaaaaaaaaaattagatagTGGACAAAAGGATGAtgttaataatgatgatgataggAACTGCACACAGCAAAGTGGTTGGAGCAATTGCCTTGCAGTAAAAGTCTGGATCCCTGACCTTACTGTAGCACCCTTTATCAGTGTATTTAACCTTGGACCGAAAAGTgctgtgctgtgtaaatgggtaaatcgttgtaaagcTCATTACCTAACATTATAAGCGGccttgaaaaaacaaataatggttaataataataataataatgacagtgTTTCATTTGTACAAATCCCTGTCGCCCATCTTGATGAGTTGATAAGTGCATTTTTCACTAGTGATGTTCTGTCCCTACAGGCCAATGAAAACAGCCTGTTGAGTGCCCAGCTCAAGGGCTTCCCCCTCTTCCTGCACTCAAACCTGGGCCTGAAAGACTGCACCGTGAACCCCAAGTCCCCTCTCCTCTTCATCACCCGGGCTAGGGAGGTGGAGCGGGGCCCGTTGCCAGGCGATGACTGGACCGTCTTCCAGTCGAACCACTCCACCTACGAGCCGGTTCTTCTGGCCAAGACGAGGTCGGCGGAGAGCGTGGCAGCCGTGGGCGGTACCGCCGCCTTGCACGCCTCCGTGGTGCAGGACCTCGGTCTCCATGACGGGATCCAGCGTGTCCTCTTTGGCAACAACCTCAACTTCTGGCTGCACAAGCTGGTCTTCGTGGATGCCGTCTCTTTCCTGACGGGAAAGCGCCTGTCGCTGTCGCTGGACCGCTACCTGCTGGTGGACATCGATGACATCTTCGTGGGCAAGGAGGGCACCCGCATGAAGGTGTCTGATGTCAAGGTGATGTCAACTGTCTGCCTGTACTGCCAGGGGTTTCACGGTGGGGGACAGGCTGGAAAACGGCAGCCCAGCAAGAATGCTGGGTGGTTATTACCTGAGGAGGAGTGGAGGCTTGCATAGGGAGGGCACGAGAGACCTGGAACCCACCTTGTCATGCTGCAAAAAGCTGGAAATGTTTCCATCCACGTGTTAAATAAGGAATCCGAACTGTACTGTTTGCTTATCCGTTCCACATCCATGGTTGTATATGTCTATCAGATGTTTGtctttaaatgtgattttttttttcttttttttttttttttttacactggcaGATcctcacccccccaacacacacagaacaattTCAACATCATTTAAAGCATTACGGTTTGCGGGCCAACAGCCTGGCCTGCTGTGTCAGGCTCTGACAGCCGTAAGAGCTGAGGGCATGAATATTTCAAACACGTACAGCCGCGTTTATTATTGTCTCCCCTTTTGATGTTTAATACCAAGATATTAGATGTTCAGTACTGGGTGGGAATAAAAAGTGAGAACAATCAAAGGCATCACTCTGACAGCTGTAAAGCGGGGCAGTAAATCACAGTCCCACTCTGACATGCCGAACGAGTTACACTATGATCCCAGTGCAGAgatcaaataaaacaaacaaacaaatcggGAGGGGAAAGAGGGAGGTTTCAGACAGAATACGATGATGTATGGTGCACCAGGGACTCGCTGAACTggggcagggtgtgtgtgtgtgtgtgcgcgtttgcACGAGCGTGCGTGCATTAACGTGGCGGTAACTTTTGCTGACCGTGTCCGTCCTCTGTGCAGGCTCTGCTCGAGACGCAGAATGAGCTGCGCACCTACGTTCCCAACTTCACCTTCAACCTGGGCTTTTCCGGAAAGTTCTTCCACGCAGGTACGTCGCCTCGATGTACCAGGGCCGACCTCATTCCTGTTTATGCAGTCGGGAGCGCGGCGGTCCTTCAAAGCCCCGTGTTCCAAGTTCAGATAACATAAATGGCACAGATATTGATTTTCCTTTCTGAATAGACAACTCCAGTGGTAATGTGTTATTAAACAGAGAACATATCCGTTTACAGACATAAAACACGTACATATTGTATCTGTGTTTATGCTGCTTTGTGGAGCACTAGGTGGAAGGTTGGAGTCAAGGTCTTTTAAAGTGTGCGTGTTTTAGTGAGTAATATCCAGGTTTTATCATTGCCACTatgtaaatctgtttttctgGAGTATATTCAGTGCTCTATGTGCTATTTTTATGATGTGTATTCAGTAAAGTGCCGGGATAAGGATAAATTCCATGCCAGAGGAaccatttttccagttttccatgTATACAAGGTCTGTTTGAACCTTTTAGACGTTGTTTTGTGTGAATACCATTGTGTGATCCAGTCAGATTTTGtgcctgtttttgtgtgtgtgtgtgtgtgtgtgtgtgtgtgtgtgtgtgcgcgcgtgcatgcatgcatgtccAACCCTCAGGCACGGATGAAGAAGACCTGGGCGACGACCTGCTGCTGTCCTTAGTCAAGGAGTTCTGGTGGTTCCCTCACATGTGGAGCCACATGCAACCCCACCTCTTCCACAACCAAACGGTCTTGGCCGAGCAGATGATGCTGAACCGGCGGTTTGCGGCGGTGAGCATCCAGACGCGCAAGCGGGCGCCGCACCTCTCCTCAGACAAATCTGCAGACCGTGGCAGAGCGCGGCAGGGGGTGGCTAAAACGTAGCTGTGCAAATAACCGTTTGTTTTGACGAAAAATACATAACAGTCGTTGCACAGGGACGACGCCGTCGGCCGGCAGGTCCGAACCGCAAGCCGCGCGTAAACATCCCGGCGACTCGGCTGTGCGCAGACCAGCAGACGTGAAAGACAAACAGCGGGCCAACCTCAGACGGCTGTTTTGATGATAAATGGCCCGTACAGCGTGTAATTAGGGCATCGTCTCTGAATGAAGTAGATAATGGCGGCGGTGATAATAACAGGGCTGCTGGAGTGTAGTGTGTGGGGGTGtgcgtgcgtttgtgtgtgtgtgtctgcgcgttTCTCATTTTTGCTTCCGAGCGAAGGTTGTTCGTTAGCGGTTATCGGTCTAAAGATGAGCCTCTCCTTCCCCCGTCCAGGATCACGGGATCCCCACCAATATGGGCTACGCTGTGGCTCCCCACCACTCGGGCGTGTACCCCGTGCACGTGCAGCTCTACGAGGCCTGGAAGAAGGTTTGGGGCATCAAGGTGACGAGCACGGAGGAGTACCCCCACCTGAAGCCCGCCCGCTTCCGCCGGGGCTTCATCCACAGCGGCATCAGCGTAAGGAACCCCGACGCTCGGCTACCCTCAGCTCCTCGGTCCATCCCTCTCACAGGCACTTGTCCTCTTATCACCCCGAGCCATCAGTGATTTTGCTCAAACCCTCGCCGCTACTCAGGTTTGAGTGGCTTGGCCTGCTTTCTGTCACTCCCTGGCAGTCGTACGACACTAATAGTTCCAAAAGATTAGCAGTCGGAGGATGTTTAGCGGTTTGATACCCAAGATAAGTCAGATGATATATAAGGTCAAACTGAGATGCTCAAGGCGCTGCTGTTAAAGGAGGCGTGCTGTGCTTCACCATGGGGACTtgaatatatgtgtgtttgaTTTTGTGTGATCATTTGTCACCAGAGcacggggggcgggggggggggggggggggggcagggaaggAGTGCCGTCGTTTCGGAGCGGCCCCCCTATTTTTCTCACCAGTATTTGCTCCCTGGGAATGAATTGCACTCAGAGCAAATTGGATGAAGAAGCATTATTCGCGGTACCGCACGAGAGCGACTTCGGGAGGAAAAATGAGTTTGAATCCGATGGGGTGGCAGGGGGACGGATGCTGGCGGGGTGTGGGGGCGGAAGCTGCGTTTGGTGGCGGAGCCGGTCCGCTTCTTAGCGGAAAGTCCCGCCCGAGAGCCGGAGCTCCCGACAAAGCGGGGCCCGTCTCGAGGGGCCGCCTCCGGGATGCCGCGGTGCACGTGAGCAGATGGAAAGAGCCACGTGTCtgattttcagaaccgtttagCGGTTTGCGTTCAGACCCTCGGCCAGCTCTACGCTCTCGGGTGCACTTCTTCACGCGCGTGTTGTTCGCGGTCTTCGGGTCTCACAGGGTTCGCGCTTATGGCTCCCGGAGGAATCAGACGGGCCTGTAGACGTGGCGGTCAGCCGAGATCCGAGACATCAGCCCTCGTCCGGATGGAAATGGCGTCCGCCGGTCCCGTCGTGCGGATGACGCGGCTCACCTTCACGCCGCGGCTCGAGCCGACTCAGCCAGCCGCTCCCATCTCCAGTGACCGTGACTGCCAGTGGAGAGCGGCGAGGCGGCACCGCCGCACGTTCAGCGTTCACCGTCGTGGAAACGACAGCCTCCGTTTGCCCCGCGGCGCGATGCAGCGATCCCCGCTGAGGTCCTTCTGACAGAAGCGAATTGGCATTGAAACTCCGGCTGCTTGTGGCCTTGACAAGGCAGAGCCTGTTCTATGTCCCACATGGGGAATGTGCTCTTTACAGCTTTAAACGTCAGTTCGGAGCCCGTAGCCCTCATCCTTTCACTTCACATCAGCATTTCGTGACTTGAAACAGCGCAGCTTCGCTTAATGTTTCATATACAGCTGTTACGCTTACCGATCGGCCCATAATGAAATTCGGGCGAGCTGCTTTGCGGCGCAGATGTTGTCCTCAAGGCTGCGTTTATTTGCAGCCCTTCAGAGGGGGCGTCCTCGAGGCCGAATACGTGGAAGAAATCATCCGATCGTTCTCAGATGATCGATTTGCAAATCCTTTAACCGTGGCGCCGCGTTTACGCTGTCATTAGTTTCCGTGTAGGCTGACGGATAACGTGGGTTTGTTTCACTTGGGTGACGGGCATCCGTTGAAGataattaaaagacaaaaatttaGAGCCGTTATGTGTGTTGGTGAAGCTAGATGACTGTCTGCgtatgtgtacgtgtgtgtgctctgcctcattgtgtgtgtgtgtgtgtttgtttgtggcTTCGGTGTAGTAATAGATgcttgtgttttcttctctcaGGTCCTTCCAAGGCAGACATGCGGTCTCTTTACTCACACCATCTTCTACAAGGAGTATCCTGGAGGCCCCAAAGAGCTGGACAAGCTGATAAACGGGGGGGAGCTTTTTCTCACCGTGCTCCTCAACCCTGTGAGTAGCATCTGCTCTGTGCCCCGCAGTGATGGACACACTTCCTTTCTGCCCTACCGATGACCACACCTCCTCTTTGCCCTTTACTGATAGACACACCCCCTTCTGCTCTACACCGATGGACACACCCCTTCTCCGCCCTACACTTATGGACATGCCCCCTGTCTGCACCACACTATGGGAATGTATCTCTTGGAAGTGGGTCATGAAACCGTGCTGAACAGCCAAGCTGTTTCTGCGAGCAGATCTCGGTTCCTCGGTTACAGAAGGTTCACGTTTGCTTCCCTGTCCAACTCAAAGCGCTGTCGTGAAAATATGACGCAGGGTTCCGTCCCGTTTGCGTCCTCAGACTTTGTTTCGCCTCGCAGATCAGCATCTTCATGACGCATTTATCCAACTACGGGAACGACCGCCTGGGGCTGTACACCTTCAAGAACTTGGTCAAGTTCCTGCAGACGTGGACCAACCTGAAGCTGCAGACATTGCCACCTGTGCACCTGGCCCAGCGCTACTTCCAGATCTTCCCCGAGGAGAGGGACCCACTGTGGCAGGTGATAAGCCCCGAGAAagccatagtgtgtgtgcgATTGTGTGTGATCGTGTGCGATCGTGTCCGGCAGAGCTCCGCATGCGTGTCTGCAGAGCTCTGCCGTACTGCGAGTTCACGCATGAAGCTCGAGTCCCATTTGTGCGCAGCAGCGTGCTCAGGTCTGGTTGTTCCTTCAACACGAGGCCTTTGTTTCCTTCTCCGCATCACCCCTTGGACCTGCATTCATCTCGGcttcttccttttctctctcctaTCTCCTCTGCCACATTTCTTCCGTTTTCCGCGTGTGTATGAATGACCCGCTCCGACGCTCGGTACGCCTCGGCTGTCCACTGCACCGGAATAATC
This window harbors:
- the ndst1a gene encoding bifunctional heparan sulfate N-deacetylase/N-sulfotransferase 1; the encoded protein is MLICGRLPRPFRQLTLRTTLLLLFAFCMASVFVSAYFLYGVKRELEPAGGAASEGSLADCDDAKVAPSRLLPLRTARPADSSRTDPVVLVFVESLYSQLGQEIVAILESSRFKYRTEISPGKGDMPTLTDKDRGRFTLVIYENILKYVNMDAWNRELLDKYCVEYGVGIIGFFKANENSLLSAQLKGFPLFLHSNLGLKDCTVNPKSPLLFITRAREVERGPLPGDDWTVFQSNHSTYEPVLLAKTRSAESVAAVGGTAALHASVVQDLGLHDGIQRVLFGNNLNFWLHKLVFVDAVSFLTGKRLSLSLDRYLLVDIDDIFVGKEGTRMKVSDVKALLETQNELRTYVPNFTFNLGFSGKFFHAGTDEEDLGDDLLLSLVKEFWWFPHMWSHMQPHLFHNQTVLAEQMMLNRRFAADHGIPTNMGYAVAPHHSGVYPVHVQLYEAWKKVWGIKVTSTEEYPHLKPARFRRGFIHSGISVLPRQTCGLFTHTIFYKEYPGGPKELDKLINGGELFLTVLLNPISIFMTHLSNYGNDRLGLYTFKNLVKFLQTWTNLKLQTLPPVHLAQRYFQIFPEERDPLWQDPCEDKRHKDIWSKEKTCDRFPKLLIIGPQKTGTTALYLFLGMHPDLTSNYPSKETFEEIQFFNGHNYHKGIDWYMEYFPLPSNTSSDFYFEKSANYFDSELSAKRAASLLPKAKIITILINPADRAYSWYQHQRAHDDPAALKYTFHEVIAAGRDAPIKLRVLQNRCLVPGWYATHLDRWLNYYHPSQVLVLDGQMLRTEPASVMDKIQKFLGLVNVVNYHKILAFDPKKGFWCQLLEGGKTKCLGKSKGRRYPEMDLDSRTFLREYYREHNVELSKLLYRIGQPLPSWLREELVNAR